A single region of the Blattabacterium sp. (Cryptocercus kyebangensis) genome encodes:
- the rpsQ gene encoding 30S ribosomal protein S17: protein MIIKQESRGISNLRKVRKQRTGIVISNKMNKTIIVSEIKKVKHKYYGKSILKKKKYMVHDEENKSKNGDKVRIMEIRPISKNKCWRLISILGKIG from the coding sequence ATGATAATAAAACAGGAAAGTAGGGGAATTTCTAACCTTAGAAAGGTTAGAAAACAAAGAACGGGAATAGTAATTAGCAATAAGATGAATAAAACAATTATTGTCTCTGAAATAAAAAAAGTAAAACATAAGTATTACGGAAAAAGTATTTTGAAAAAGAAAAAGTATATGGTTCATGATGAGGAAAATAAATCCAAAAATGGAGATAAAGTAAGAATTATGGAAATAAGACCTATTAGTAAAAATAAATGTTGGAGATTAATTTCAATTTTAGGAAAAATAGGATAG
- the rplN gene encoding 50S ribosomal protein L14 produces the protein MLQQESRCRVSDNSGAKEALIIRVLGGSKKKYAFLGDSIVVTIKSAISSGGIVKKGQITKAIVIRTKKRTRRKDGSYISFDDNACVLINPSGEMMGTRVFGPVARELRDLEYMKIISLAQEVL, from the coding sequence ATGTTACAACAAGAATCTAGATGTAGAGTTTCGGATAATTCAGGAGCAAAAGAAGCTTTAATTATTCGTGTTTTAGGAGGGTCTAAAAAAAAATATGCTTTTTTAGGTGATTCTATAGTTGTTACAATAAAATCAGCTATTTCTAGCGGTGGTATAGTAAAAAAAGGTCAAATCACTAAAGCTATAGTAATTAGAACAAAAAAAAGAACAAGAAGAAAGGATGGTTCATATATAAGTTTTGATGATAATGCTTGTGTTTTGATTAATCCTTCTGGAGAAATGATGGGAACTAGAGTTTTTGGACCAGTAGCAAGAGAGTTAAGAGATTTGGAATATATGAAGATTATTTCTTTAGCTCAAGAAGTTTTATAA
- the rplX gene encoding 50S ribosomal protein L24: MIKKGDEISILSGNYKGVKGIVLKVFPKKKKVIVFGINMIKKHIKPSAKNPKGGIIKKEAPIHISNLKKEKKGKINDLSV; the protein is encoded by the coding sequence ATGATAAAAAAAGGAGATGAAATTTCTATTTTATCAGGAAATTATAAAGGAGTTAAAGGAATAGTCTTAAAAGTTTTTCCTAAAAAGAAAAAAGTTATTGTATTTGGAATAAATATGATTAAGAAACATATTAAACCTAGTGCAAAAAATCCTAAAGGAGGAATTATAAAAAAGGAAGCTCCTATACATATATCTAATTTAAAAAAAGAAAAAAAAGGAAAAATAAATGATTTATCAGTCTAG
- the rplE gene encoding 50S ribosomal protein L5 yields the protein MIYQSRLNKLYEEEIIPNLIKKFEYSSVMEVPRLKKIILHQGVGSTTLDKKLIDHSMNEITSIVGQKAVFCYSKHDESGFKLRKGMAIGVKVTLRRIKMYEFLERLITVSLPRVRDFNGVKKTSFDGFGNYNMGITEQVIYPEIDIDKIKKNIGMNITFVTSAKSNLEAKSLLFYFGIPFKK from the coding sequence ATGATTTATCAGTCTAGACTAAATAAATTATATGAAGAAGAAATAATTCCAAATTTAATAAAAAAATTTGAATATAGCTCTGTAATGGAAGTTCCTAGACTTAAGAAAATAATTTTACATCAAGGAGTAGGTTCTACAACATTAGATAAAAAACTTATAGATCATTCTATGAATGAAATAACATCTATTGTAGGCCAAAAAGCCGTTTTTTGTTATTCAAAACATGATGAATCTGGATTTAAGTTGAGAAAAGGGATGGCTATAGGTGTAAAAGTTACTTTACGAAGGATAAAAATGTATGAATTTTTGGAAAGACTGATCACAGTCTCTTTACCTAGAGTAAGAGATTTTAATGGAGTAAAAAAAACTAGTTTTGATGGATTTGGAAATTATAACATGGGTATTACGGAACAAGTAATTTATCCAGAAATTGATATCGATAAAATTAAAAAAAATATAGGGATGAATATAACATTTGTTACTTCTGCAAAAAGTAATTTAGAAGCAAAATCTCTTTTATTTTATTTTGGAATACCATTCAAAAAATGA
- the rpsN gene encoding 30S ribosomal protein S14 codes for MAKESVKARQKKREKIVLKYAKKRESLKKSKSYELLQKLPRDASPVRLRNRCSITGRSRGYMRLFGISRIVFRNMVSQGLIPGVKKASW; via the coding sequence ATGGCTAAAGAATCTGTAAAAGCGAGACAAAAAAAAAGAGAAAAAATAGTATTAAAATATGCAAAAAAACGAGAGAGTTTGAAAAAGTCTAAAAGTTATGAATTATTGCAAAAATTACCTAGAGATGCTTCTCCAGTTCGTTTACGGAACAGATGTTCTATAACAGGAAGGAGTAGGGGATATATGCGATTGTTTGGAATATCTCGTATTGTTTTCAGAAATATGGTTTCCCAAGGTCTTATTCCTGGAGTAAAAAAAGCAAGTTGGTAA
- the rpsH gene encoding 30S ribosomal protein S8: MNTDPIADFLTRIRNACFVKHKLLEIPSSKLKKELSKVLLENGYILDYKLEKRDKIDKEVIKIALKYFKKNSVIQRLIRISKPGLRKYVKYKDIPRVLNGLGIAIISTSCGIITDKQARKKKLGGEILCYVY; this comes from the coding sequence ATGAATACCGATCCTATTGCAGATTTTTTAACTAGAATTAGAAATGCATGTTTTGTAAAACATAAACTATTAGAAATCCCTTCTTCTAAATTAAAAAAAGAACTTTCTAAAGTTTTATTAGAAAATGGTTATATTTTGGATTATAAATTGGAAAAAAGAGATAAAATAGATAAAGAAGTAATTAAAATTGCTTTAAAATATTTTAAAAAAAATTCCGTAATTCAACGATTAATTAGAATAAGTAAACCAGGATTAAGAAAATATGTTAAATATAAAGATATTCCTCGTGTTTTAAATGGATTGGGAATTGCAATTATTTCTACTTCTTGTGGTATAATAACAGATAAACAGGCTAGAAAAAAAAAATTAGGAGGTGAAATTTTGTGTTATGTTTACTAA
- the rplF gene encoding 50S ribosomal protein L6, which produces MSRIGKIPISIPKDVHVNIIDNKIIIKGKLGILSQKISEKVKIIFKDDKLFLSRIQEDKKTKSLHGLYRILIDNMVKGVSNGFQKELELVGIGYRVSYYGEILEFNLGFSHKIMMKIPKEIYAEVRIEKGKNTILILKSYDKQLLGMIASKIRSLRKPEPYKGKGIKYLKEYIRRKAGKSA; this is translated from the coding sequence ATGTCTAGGATTGGAAAAATTCCTATATCTATACCTAAAGATGTCCATGTAAATATTATTGATAATAAAATAATTATAAAAGGGAAATTAGGAATTTTAAGTCAAAAAATTTCCGAAAAAGTAAAGATAATTTTTAAAGACGATAAATTATTTTTAAGTAGAATACAAGAAGATAAAAAAACTAAATCTTTACATGGATTATATCGTATATTGATTGATAATATGGTAAAAGGAGTTTCTAATGGATTCCAAAAGGAATTAGAATTGGTAGGAATTGGATATAGAGTATCTTATTATGGAGAAATATTGGAGTTTAATTTGGGTTTTTCTCATAAAATTATGATGAAAATTCCTAAAGAAATTTATGCAGAAGTAAGAATAGAAAAAGGGAAAAATACAATTCTTATATTAAAATCTTATGATAAACAACTTTTAGGTATGATAGCTTCGAAAATTCGTTCGTTGAGAAAACCAGAACCATATAAGGGTAAAGGAATAAAATATTTAAAGGAATATATTCGTAGAAAAGCGGGAAAATCTGCTTAA
- the rplR gene encoding 50S ribosomal protein L18, whose product MIKENKRKLGRIFGTKKKPRITVFRSNRAIYAQIIDDLSGKTLVSSSSREKIFRNSMKIKRTKIKLSNEVGKLLGKRASLLKIQKVVFDRGRYLYHGRIKSLAEGVREMGLDF is encoded by the coding sequence ATGATAAAAGAAAATAAAAGAAAATTAGGGAGGATTTTTGGAACTAAAAAGAAACCTAGAATTACTGTTTTCAGAAGTAATAGAGCTATATATGCACAAATAATTGATGATTTATCTGGAAAAACTTTGGTATCTTCTTCTTCGAGAGAAAAAATATTTAGAAATAGTATGAAAATAAAGAGAACGAAAATAAAATTATCTAATGAAGTTGGTAAATTATTAGGTAAAAGAGCAAGTCTATTAAAAATACAAAAGGTTGTTTTTGATAGGGGAAGATATTTGTATCATGGGAGGATAAAATCCTTAGCAGAAGGAGTTAGAGAAATGGGTTTAGATTTTTAA
- the rpsE gene encoding 30S ribosomal protein S5, producing the protein MYLDKKGKHLGLELKERLVGVTRVCKVTKGRRYFSFSAIVIKGNENGMVGYGFGKSKEAPDAIRKAGEQAKRSLCKVCIYNGTIPHEQEARYGGAHILIKPASEGTGIIAGGPLRAVLEAVGLRNVLSKSKGSSNPHNIIKATIKALKYMRDVQVISRERGISIERVYNGVE; encoded by the coding sequence ATTTATTTGGATAAAAAAGGAAAACATTTAGGATTAGAACTAAAAGAAAGATTAGTTGGAGTGACAAGAGTATGTAAAGTTACTAAAGGAAGAAGATATTTTAGTTTTAGTGCTATTGTTATTAAAGGAAATGAAAATGGAATGGTAGGATATGGATTTGGAAAATCTAAGGAAGCTCCTGATGCTATTCGTAAAGCAGGAGAACAAGCAAAAAGGAGTTTATGTAAAGTCTGTATTTATAATGGAACTATCCCTCATGAACAAGAAGCTAGATATGGTGGTGCACATATTCTTATTAAACCTGCTTCTGAAGGAACTGGAATTATAGCAGGTGGACCTTTAAGAGCGGTTCTTGAAGCTGTAGGATTAAGAAATGTTTTATCAAAATCTAAAGGATCATCGAATCCTCATAATATAATTAAAGCGACAATTAAAGCATTAAAATATATGAGAGATGTTCAGGTTATTTCTAGAGAAAGAGGGATTTCTATTGAAAGAGTATATAATGGTGTGGAATAA
- the rplO gene encoding 50S ribosomal protein L15, with amino-acid sequence MELNFLIPRKGSKKKKLRLGRGQGSGKGGTCGRGHKGAKSRSGYSKKLGFEGGQMPIQRRIPKFGFRSPNRKKYFIISLDSIQELVDRGKVSNIINKQTLLDNRLLNKKNGLVKILAGRKILKYPLKITASKFSKKAVFYIQKAGGEALSV; translated from the coding sequence ATGGAGTTAAATTTTTTGATTCCAAGAAAAGGATCTAAAAAAAAAAAATTAAGATTAGGAAGAGGGCAAGGTTCTGGAAAAGGTGGTACTTGTGGAAGAGGGCATAAGGGAGCTAAATCTCGTTCTGGGTATTCCAAAAAATTGGGATTTGAAGGAGGACAAATGCCTATTCAAAGAAGGATTCCTAAATTTGGATTTAGGAGCCCTAATAGAAAAAAATATTTTATAATCAGTTTAGATTCTATACAAGAATTAGTAGATAGGGGAAAAGTTTCAAATATTATTAATAAACAAACATTATTGGATAATCGTTTATTAAATAAAAAAAATGGACTAGTAAAAATTTTAGCAGGAAGAAAAATATTAAAATATCCGTTGAAAATTACTGCATCTAAATTTAGTAAAAAAGCTGTTTTTTATATACAAAAAGCTGGTGGAGAAGCTTTATCCGTATGA
- the secY gene encoding preprotein translocase subunit SecY — protein MNNFLVTFHNIWNAKELRKKIIITLSYLLVYRFGAYIPIPGINPLGIIDFMKPVNSGSKGLMQILSSFTGGAFNRASILALGIMPYISASIIIQLMCIIIPFLQKLQRDGESGKRQINFITRWLTVGICLIQAPLYLISLTKQFSPITYSSSSDLLLSNTYLLDINTFYGKTLFWTIGIIILTSGTLFTMWLGDKITDEGIGNGISLIIMSGIIVRFPDSVLKEIYNKLKIGNGGMIVLFLEFLLWLIVILFCIVIIQSIRKIPVQYVSHYKSLRLSSKLIHKKHQYIPLKMTAAGVMPIIFSQAIMLFPLTFFNYVNNEKIKNFFYLFQDVYGLWYNLAFSILVIIFTFFYTAITIPVNQIADDLKRNGGHIPKVKPGKETVEYIDSILSKITLPGAILLAIIAILPSIVFRIGITQNFSLFYGGTSLLIVVGVILDIIQQVEIYLLNYYYDDLMMIKNRNSRYISSNKM, from the coding sequence ATGAATAATTTTTTAGTTACATTTCATAATATTTGGAATGCAAAAGAATTAAGGAAAAAAATAATAATAACTTTAAGTTATTTATTAGTATATCGTTTTGGTGCATATATTCCCATTCCTGGAATCAATCCTTTAGGAATTATTGATTTTATGAAACCCGTTAATTCAGGTTCTAAAGGATTAATGCAAATTCTTTCTTCTTTTACTGGTGGAGCTTTTAATCGTGCTTCTATTTTAGCTTTAGGAATTATGCCATATATATCTGCTTCTATTATAATACAATTGATGTGTATTATTATTCCTTTTTTACAGAAATTACAGAGGGATGGAGAGAGTGGGAAAAGGCAAATTAACTTTATTACAAGATGGTTAACTGTTGGAATATGTTTGATTCAAGCTCCTTTATATCTCATTTCTTTAACAAAGCAATTTAGTCCTATTACTTATTCATCATCTTCTGATTTATTATTATCTAATACTTATCTTTTGGATATAAATACTTTTTATGGAAAAACTTTATTTTGGACAATTGGAATAATAATATTGACTTCTGGAACATTATTTACTATGTGGTTAGGAGATAAAATAACGGATGAAGGAATAGGGAATGGAATTTCTTTAATTATTATGTCCGGAATTATAGTTCGTTTTCCGGATTCTGTTTTAAAAGAAATATATAATAAATTAAAAATTGGAAATGGAGGAATGATTGTTTTATTTCTCGAATTTTTATTATGGTTAATAGTAATTCTTTTTTGCATTGTAATTATTCAATCTATTAGAAAAATTCCTGTACAATATGTTTCTCATTATAAATCTTTAAGATTAAGCTCTAAATTGATTCATAAAAAACATCAGTATATTCCATTAAAAATGACTGCTGCAGGTGTAATGCCTATTATTTTTTCTCAAGCAATTATGCTTTTTCCATTAACTTTCTTTAATTACGTAAATAATGAAAAAATTAAAAATTTTTTTTATCTATTTCAAGATGTTTATGGTTTATGGTATAATTTAGCTTTTTCTATATTAGTGATAATATTTACTTTTTTTTATACGGCAATTACTATTCCAGTGAATCAAATAGCTGATGATTTAAAGAGAAATGGGGGACATATACCTAAAGTAAAACCAGGTAAAGAAACTGTAGAATATATAGATTCTATTTTGTCAAAAATAACACTTCCTGGAGCTATATTATTAGCTATAATTGCTATATTACCATCTATAGTTTTTCGTATAGGAATTACTCAAAATTTTTCATTATTTTATGGTGGAACCTCATTATTAATTGTTGTAGGCGTTATATTAGATATTATACAACAAGTTGAAATATATTTACTGAATTATTATTATGATGATTTAATGATGATAAAAAATCGTAATAGTAGGTATATTTCTAGTAATAAAATGTAG
- the infA gene encoding translation initiation factor IF-1, translating into MAKQKHIEVDGIIIESSPNAMFRVELENGCIVKAHISGKMRMHYIKILPGDKVRLEMSSYDLKRGRITYRY; encoded by the coding sequence ATGGCTAAACAAAAGCATATAGAAGTAGATGGAATAATTATAGAATCTTCTCCAAATGCTATGTTCCGTGTTGAATTAGAAAATGGTTGTATTGTTAAAGCTCATATTTCAGGAAAAATGAGGATGCATTATATAAAAATTTTACCTGGGGATAAGGTTAGATTAGAAATGTCCTCCTATGATTTGAAGAGAGGTAGAATCACCTATAGATATTAA
- the rpmJ gene encoding 50S ribosomal protein L36, with protein MKVRTSLKKRTDNCKIIRRKGRLRIINKKNPRFKQRQG; from the coding sequence ATGAAAGTAAGAACTTCTTTAAAAAAAAGAACGGATAATTGTAAAATTATTAGAAGAAAAGGACGTTTACGTATTATTAATAAAAAAAATCCTAGATTTAAACAAAGACAAGGTTAG
- the rpsM gene encoding 30S ribosomal protein S13, translating into MARISGIDIPKHKKGVIGLMYLYGISKSLSSKILSYVGIDKNIKVENWSDEDISNIRKYISNNLKIEGELRSEIQLNIKKLMDIGCYRGTRHRKRLPLRGQKTKNNCRTRKGRKKTVANKKKITK; encoded by the coding sequence ATGGCTAGAATTTCAGGAATAGATATTCCAAAACATAAGAAAGGAGTTATTGGTCTTATGTATTTATATGGAATAAGTAAAAGTTTATCAAGTAAAATTTTATCATATGTTGGAATTGATAAAAATATAAAAGTAGAAAATTGGTCTGATGAAGATATCAGTAATATAAGAAAATATATATCAAATAATCTAAAAATAGAAGGAGAATTAAGATCTGAGATTCAATTGAATATTAAGAAATTAATGGATATTGGATGTTATAGAGGTACTAGACATAGGAAAAGGCTACCTTTGAGAGGTCAAAAAACTAAAAATAATTGTAGAACTAGAAAAGGAAGAAAAAAAACTGTAGCAAACAAGAAGAAAATAACAAAATAA
- the rpsK gene encoding 30S ribosomal protein S11, translated as MAKLSSGKKKSVVVDPLGEAHIKSTFNNIIITLTNKKGEVIAWSSAGKMNFKGSKKNTPYAAQMAAENVAKEGLNAGIKKIEVKVKGPGAGRDAAIRALSNSGILVTLIKDITPLPHNGCRPPKRRRV; from the coding sequence ATGGCAAAATTATCATCGGGTAAAAAAAAATCAGTAGTAGTAGATCCATTAGGAGAAGCTCACATTAAATCTACGTTTAACAATATTATTATTACATTAACGAACAAAAAAGGAGAGGTTATAGCATGGTCCTCTGCTGGAAAAATGAATTTTAAGGGATCTAAAAAAAATACACCTTATGCTGCTCAAATGGCTGCAGAAAATGTAGCAAAAGAAGGATTAAATGCAGGAATAAAAAAAATTGAAGTAAAAGTAAAGGGACCTGGTGCAGGTAGAGATGCGGCAATACGAGCTTTGAGTAATTCTGGAATTTTAGTAACCTTAATAAAAGATATTACTCCTTTACCTCATAATGGTTGTCGTCCACCAAAAAGAAGGAGAGTTTAA
- the rpsD gene encoding 30S ribosomal protein S4, whose amino-acid sequence MGRYIGPKTKISRKFGECIYGEDKYFERRKYPSGEHGNSRRRGKKSEYFVQLIEKQKAKYTYGILERQFKRLFIESAKKKGITGELLLQSCESRLDNIVFRLKFAPSRSSARQMISHKHILVNDSIVNIPSFRLKPGDKISIREKSRKHPVILESINKKIGVIVEWLILDDKNMFGIFRIMPKRMQIPENIKEQLIVEFYSK is encoded by the coding sequence ATGGGAAGATATATAGGACCAAAAACGAAAATTTCTCGTAAATTTGGAGAATGTATATATGGAGAAGATAAATATTTTGAAAGAAGAAAATATCCATCTGGTGAACATGGAAATAGTCGTCGTAGGGGTAAAAAATCAGAATATTTTGTACAATTGATAGAAAAACAAAAGGCAAAATATACTTATGGTATATTAGAACGTCAATTTAAAAGATTATTTATTGAATCTGCAAAAAAAAAAGGAATTACTGGAGAATTGTTATTACAATCATGTGAATCTCGTCTTGATAATATTGTTTTTAGATTAAAATTTGCTCCATCTAGATCTTCTGCACGTCAGATGATTTCTCATAAACATATTTTGGTAAATGATTCTATTGTTAATATTCCTTCTTTTAGATTAAAACCTGGAGATAAAATTAGTATAAGAGAAAAGTCTAGAAAACATCCAGTTATATTAGAATCTATAAATAAAAAAATAGGAGTTATAGTAGAATGGTTAATTTTGGATGATAAGAATATGTTTGGAATATTTAGAATTATGCCAAAGAGGATGCAAATACCAGAAAACATTAAAGAACAATTAATTGTTGAATTTTATTCAAAATAA
- a CDS encoding DNA-directed RNA polymerase subunit alpha, whose protein sequence is MDILDFVKPNKVTVSEFSDYKGTFHLKPLEPGYGITLGNSLRRVLLGSLKGFAITSVRIKGVKYEFSTIEGVIEDVTEIILNLKKIRLKQKVYGVNKEVVNVSLIKDEKITGKTFNKFISSFQILNTDLLICNKDKSIPLEMSFTIEEGRGYVPAEENKRNNNDLIGNIPIDSIYTPIKNVKYTIENCRVGQKTDFETLSLEIKTDGSICPKMALMEASNILIQYFSIFSHEKIGKEEPEKIGKENKYDEEFLRMRTLLKSKLNEMDLSVRTKNCLKYASIETIADLVICNKTSMLNMRNFGKKSLEELENKMKNKGLYFGMNISEYEINKNK, encoded by the coding sequence ATGGATATTTTAGATTTTGTTAAACCTAATAAAGTTACAGTATCTGAATTTTCAGATTATAAGGGAACTTTTCATTTAAAGCCTTTAGAACCTGGTTATGGAATTACATTAGGAAATTCTTTGAGAAGAGTACTTTTAGGTTCATTGAAAGGATTTGCTATAACTTCTGTTAGAATTAAAGGTGTTAAATATGAATTTTCCACTATAGAAGGAGTAATTGAAGATGTTACTGAAATTATCTTGAATTTAAAAAAAATTCGTTTAAAACAGAAAGTATATGGAGTAAATAAAGAAGTAGTTAATGTTTCTTTAATTAAAGATGAAAAAATAACCGGAAAAACTTTTAATAAATTTATTTCTAGTTTTCAAATTCTAAATACGGATTTATTAATTTGTAATAAAGATAAATCTATTCCATTAGAAATGAGTTTTACTATTGAAGAAGGAAGAGGTTATGTTCCTGCAGAAGAAAATAAAAGAAACAATAACGATTTAATTGGAAATATTCCTATAGATTCTATTTACACTCCTATTAAAAATGTAAAATATACAATAGAAAATTGTCGTGTCGGTCAAAAAACAGATTTTGAAACCCTTTCATTAGAAATAAAAACAGATGGATCTATATGCCCTAAGATGGCTTTAATGGAGGCATCTAATATATTGATTCAATATTTTTCTATTTTTTCTCATGAAAAAATTGGAAAAGAAGAACCTGAAAAAATTGGAAAAGAAAATAAATATGATGAAGAATTTTTACGTATGCGTACATTACTAAAATCTAAATTAAATGAAATGGATTTATCTGTACGTACAAAAAATTGTTTAAAATATGCTTCTATAGAAACTATAGCTGATTTAGTAATTTGTAATAAAACCAGTATGTTAAACATGAGAAATTTTGGAAAAAAATCATTGGAAGAGTTAGAAAATAAAATGAAAAATAAAGGTTTATATTTTGGGATGAATATATCTGAATATGAAATAAATAAAAATAAATAG
- the rplQ gene encoding 50S ribosomal protein L17, whose product MNHRKKNNHLGRKYGHRKSILSNMSSSLIKKKKIFTTLAKAKALKKYVEPIITKSKINTTHSKRNIFSLLRDKIAVSELFNESFKKVRERPGGYIRIIKMGFRYGDMAKLSLIELVDFNNIYNSKKNLKSVRRSGKKKRINPIE is encoded by the coding sequence ATGAATCATAGAAAAAAAAATAATCATTTAGGAAGAAAATATGGACATAGGAAATCTATTTTATCTAATATGTCTTCATCCTTAATTAAAAAGAAAAAAATTTTTACTACTCTTGCTAAAGCTAAAGCTTTGAAAAAATATGTGGAACCTATTATAACAAAGTCTAAAATAAATACAACTCATTCCAAAAGAAATATATTTTCTTTATTGAGAGATAAAATTGCTGTCTCAGAACTTTTTAATGAATCTTTTAAAAAAGTTCGAGAACGTCCTGGTGGATATATAAGGATTATAAAAATGGGATTTCGTTATGGAGATATGGCGAAACTATCTCTTATTGAATTAGTAGATTTTAATAATATTTATAATTCCAAAAAAAATTTAAAATCTGTAAGACGTAGTGGAAAAAAGAAAAGGATTAACCCAATAGAATAA
- the eno gene encoding phosphopyruvate hydratase, with translation MRKIKIIKARQILDSRGNPTIEVDIITNNNILGRASVPSGASKGENEAVELRDGEKESFLGNGVLKAVQNINNIIAPELIGKSVMDQLYIDQLILNLDGTKNKSRLGSNAILGVSLAVTKAAAKELNIPIYKYMGGIYAHTLPVPLINIVNGGKHSDSSIAFQEFMIVPLGANTFFESIQMGYKVFYKLKKILYEKGLSTNVGDEGGFSSNFNNIEDVLDNILEAIHLSGYEPYDQIGIALDCAASEFYQEEKYNYSRFEKIKESKGEVKKSRKEHVNYLSYLTKRYPIISIEDGMDQNDLGGWKLLTSELGKEIQLVGDDLFVTQVERLNKGIKEKIANSILIKVNQVGTLTETLETISIAKKNKYNNIISHRSGDTEDPFIADLSVAFNIEQIKTGSICRSERTSKYNQLLRIEELLGKNSYYPRWILN, from the coding sequence ATGAGAAAAATAAAAATTATTAAAGCAAGACAGATATTAGATTCTAGAGGAAATCCTACTATAGAGGTAGATATTATCACAAACAATAACATATTAGGACGTGCTTCAGTTCCATCTGGAGCTTCAAAAGGAGAAAATGAAGCAGTTGAATTACGAGATGGAGAAAAAGAATCTTTTTTAGGGAACGGAGTTTTGAAAGCAGTTCAGAATATAAATAATATTATTGCTCCTGAGTTAATAGGAAAATCTGTAATGGATCAATTATATATAGATCAATTAATTTTGAATCTAGATGGAACAAAAAATAAAAGTAGATTAGGTTCTAATGCTATTTTAGGTGTTTCATTAGCAGTAACAAAAGCTGCTGCCAAAGAATTAAATATTCCTATTTATAAATATATGGGAGGGATATATGCACATACTCTACCGGTTCCTTTAATAAATATTGTAAATGGGGGAAAACACTCTGATAGTTCTATAGCATTTCAGGAATTTATGATAGTTCCTTTGGGTGCAAATACTTTTTTTGAATCTATTCAAATGGGATATAAAGTTTTTTATAAATTAAAAAAAATTTTATATGAAAAGGGTTTATCAACAAATGTAGGTGATGAAGGTGGTTTTTCTTCCAATTTTAATAATATTGAAGACGTATTAGATAATATTTTAGAGGCTATACACTTATCAGGTTATGAACCTTATGATCAAATAGGGATAGCTTTAGATTGTGCAGCTTCTGAATTTTATCAAGAAGAAAAATATAATTATTCTAGATTTGAAAAAATAAAAGAAAGTAAAGGAGAGGTAAAAAAATCTAGAAAAGAACATGTTAATTATTTATCTTATTTAACAAAACGTTATCCAATTATATCTATAGAAGATGGAATGGATCAAAATGATTTGGGTGGATGGAAATTATTAACTAGTGAATTAGGAAAAGAAATTCAATTAGTTGGAGATGATCTTTTTGTTACACAAGTCGAAAGATTAAATAAAGGAATAAAAGAAAAAATAGCAAATTCTATACTTATAAAAGTAAATCAAGTAGGAACACTTACAGAGACTTTAGAAACTATAAGTATAGCAAAAAAGAATAAATATAATAATATTATTTCTCATCGTTCTGGAGATACAGAAGATCCTTTTATAGCAGATCTTTCTGTTGCTTTTAATATTGAACAAATTAAAACAGGTTCTATTTGTCGTTCGGAACGTACTTCAAAATATAATCAATTATTGCGTATTGAAGAATTACTTGGAAAAAATTCTTATTATCCAAGATGGATTTTAAACTAA